The nucleotide sequence AGAGGCGCACCGGAATCGACGTAGTCGGACAGCTTTGTCTCTCGCTCCAGGACAATAATCGCGCCGATCTTTTTCGCGGCCAATGAGGTTGCAGATCGAACGATCTCGTCAATCATGTACGCCTCTTCGCGCTTGGCAAAGGCGCGAAGCAGGCGGGAACGAAGGCCAACGGTGGCGAGGGCTCGACGGAGTTCCGGCTGAAAAAGGATGATGATTAGGAGAAACCAGACACCAAGCAGATTCTGCAGGACCCAGTTCACGGTCAGCAGACCGCCCTTGAGGGCGATTCGCGATGCGAGATAGACAAGTGCGAGACCCAGGATCATTTGCAGCGCCCGCGTCCCCTTGAACATCAGGAGAAGCTGGTAGGCCACGAATGCCACGATCAGCACGTCTACGGCGTCAACCCACGTGAATTGGGCCATTGTGGTCCACATGGCCGCTACGCCCTCCTGATCGCGTCCAACATCCTGACCAGATGCGCACAGGGCTGGACATCGTGAATCCGGACAAAGGACGCACCGTGCAACACCGCCGCCGCAACACAGGCCGCCGTGCCATGGTGGCGCTGCTCTACCGGCAACTTCAGCACCTCCCCGACAAGCGATTTGCGCGATGGACCAACCATAATCGGCTTCCCAAGGCAATCAAGCTCCGCGAGATGTTGGAGCAGGGCTAAATTGTCCTGCGACCGCTTCCCAAAACCCAGCCCGGGATCTACAACGATTGACTGCGGGTCAACGCCCATACGTTCGGCAAAGGCAACGCGATCGGCCAGGAAGGCCACGACCTCGCCAACAACATCGTTGTAGCGCGGTTCGATTTGCATATCCTGAGGGGTCCCCTTCATGTGCATAATAACAAGGCCGGCCC is from Candidatus Methylomirabilis sp. and encodes:
- the cdaA gene encoding diadenylate cyclase CdaA, producing the protein MWTTMAQFTWVDAVDVLIVAFVAYQLLLMFKGTRALQMILGLALVYLASRIALKGGLLTVNWVLQNLLGVWFLLIIILFQPELRRALATVGLRSRLLRAFAKREEAYMIDEIVRSATSLAAKKIGAIIVLERETKLSDYVDSGAPLDARVSRRLLESIFCPGSPLHDGAVVIQGGRLAAASCLLPLTLTSDVSEGLGTRHRAAIGLTEETDAIVIVVSEEMGSVSLVQAGAISKGLDAQMLRRLLVERLGPPRGGGSGAKPREVAAPSAISG
- the folP gene encoding dihydropteroate synthase translates to MGVLNITPDSFSDGGRFLDPGAATDQAMQMVEEGADILEMGAESTRPGAVPVSVDEELRRILPVLRDLRPKLTIPVAVDTYKPEVARVVLEEGADIINDVYGVRGEGRLAAVVAEKRAGLVIMHMKGTPQDMQIEPRYNDVVGEVVAFLADRVAFAERMGVDPQSIVVDPGLGFGKRSQDNLALLQHLAELDCLGKPIMVGPSRKSLVGEVLKLPVEQRHHGTAACVAAAVLHGASFVRIHDVQPCAHLVRMLDAIRRA